TAACGATCTCGGCTAGAAACAAAATTGAAGGGATTTTCAAACAGGTCGCTCACGTAACCGATTTTCCGATGCCCCAGATCAATAAGATGTTGCGTAGCCATGTAACCACCGGCCACGTCGTCAACCACCACCCGGCTGAACTGAGGATGATGACCATCAATTAAGATGGTGGGCACATCCGACTGTAAGAAGTGCTCTGCGTCAGTATCTCGGGGTGATAGGGATACAAGCAGTAACCCATCTACCCGCTCACGCCGGGGCACACTGCGAAAACAGGCATCACGTCTGGCAGTGGTTTCAACATTATAGAGAATCAGGTCGTACTCAGTATCGGCCAGGAGGTATTCAACGCCCCGCAACCGTTCCACATACGAAGGGCGGGTAAAAAAGGGAACAATCACGGCAATGGTCAGGGTTTTTTGCAACGAAAGACGGCGCGCAATGGAATGAGGGGTAAAGTTCAGCGCCTCAATTGCCGCCAAAACTCTCTGGCGGGTCGCATCACTGACAGAGGGGTTGTCATTGAGGACTCTGGAGACTGTGCCTACTCCAACGCCTGCCTTTTTCGCCACATCACGAATGGTTATATTTGTCATCCGATCCTTTTGATCAATGATGATAAAGTGGAACCGGTTCCAATTGGAACCGGTTCCACTTTATCATATATTTAATGATTTGTCAAATGGATTTTCTGATTATTCTTATGCCAAAATGGGGGGCTAAATGTGGTTGTCTACCAGCACCATTAGCTTGTCGCAAGAACTTGATCTACAAATCAGTGGATCTACAAAAAGAAAACACTGAATTCACCGAAAAAGGTTCCATTGCTGCCTAAACCTTAGGGCTAAGGATTTAATAACTTCCGCATTTGGTGCTGAAATTATGCCTCATTTTGGCTCTGCATTGGGGAAGTTAATTTATTTCCCATCCTTAGCTTAGACAAAACTCAGTGAATTCAGTGTATCGGCCCACTGTGGCTTGGGCAAAAGAAAGTTTATCCCTTTACCGAACCGGCCAGCAGGCCGCGCACAAAGAAGCGTTGCAGCGAGAAGAAAACCAGCAACGGCAGAATCATGGTCACAAAAGCGCCGGAGGTCAGCAAGTGCCAATCCTGGCCGCGATCACCAACCATATTGGCCAGGCGCATGGTCAGCACCTGGTAATCCGGATTGCTGCCCAGGAAAATCAAAGCCACCAGGTAATCGTTCCATACCCACAGGAACTGGAAGATGGCAAAAGAGGCCAGGGCCGGCACCGAGAGGGGCAGGATCATGCGGGTGAAAATAGTGTAATGCGACGCGCCGTCAATAAAGGCCGATTCTAACATTTCCCGGGGCAAGGTGCTGATATAGTTGAACAGCAGGTAGGTAGCCAGCGGCAGGCCAAAGCCGGCGTGGGCCAGCCAGATAGCCAGGAACGTACCGTTTATATTGAGCGCCGCGTAGTCTCGTAAAATGGGTACCAGGGCGATTTGCAGCGGCACCACCAGCAGGGCGACCACCATAATAAAGAGGACGCGCCGGCCCGGAAAATTCATCCAGGCAAAGCCGTAGGCGGCAAACGCGGCAATGAGAATAGGAAT
The sequence above is drawn from the Anaerolineae bacterium genome and encodes:
- a CDS encoding LacI family DNA-binding transcriptional regulator; its protein translation is MTNITIRDVAKKAGVGVGTVSRVLNDNPSVSDATRQRVLAAIEALNFTPHSIARRLSLQKTLTIAVIVPFFTRPSYVERLRGVEYLLADTEYDLILYNVETTARRDACFRSVPRRERVDGLLLVSLSPRDTDAEHFLQSDVPTILIDGHHPQFSRVVVDDVAGGYMATQHLIDLGHRKIGYVSDLFENPFNFVSSRDRYTGYRQALDKANIPLQPEYHRQGEHSREKARELTHELLALPDPPTAIFAASDIQAIGVLEAARDAGLDVPQDLSVIGYDDIEIAEYFHLTTIRQPLFVSGIEGVELLLESIATPPPTPHRVVLPIELITRNTTAPPN
- a CDS encoding carbohydrate ABC transporter permease, whose translation is MSGSHGQRIRSAILVNGALALLVLLWMIPTIGLFVSSFRSREDITVSGWWTIFPHRAWEVTEKIDPREIGLDATGPMQVGGIEATFEELRAGVSTPDGKRVQWIGNRRIGFIEIQEKQWTTRWNFTLENYNQVLNGKNFEYKRPDGTVEIIPGDNFWGAIFNSIAVAIPSTVIPILIAAFAAYGFAWMNFPGRRVLFIMVVALLVVPLQIALVPILRDYAALNINGTFLAIWLAHAGFGLPLATYLLFNYISTLPREMLESAFIDGASHYTIFTRMILPLSVPALASFAIFQFLWVWNDYLVALIFLGSNPDYQVLTMRLANMVGDRGQDWHLLTSGAFVTMILPLLVFFSLQRFFVRGLLAGSVKG